A DNA window from Streptococcus mutans contains the following coding sequences:
- a CDS encoding PTS ascorbate transporter subunit IIC — MNILINILTWFSQNILQKPAFFVGILVLIGYLLLKKPLHDVFAGFIKATVGYMILDVGAGGLVTTFRPILAALNYKFKIGAAVIDPYFGLTAANEKIAQEFPRFIGTATTALLIGFFFNILLVALRKITKIRTLFITGHIMVQQAATVTLMVILLIPAFRNQFWGTLAVGIICGLYWAVSSNMTVEPTQRLTGGGGFAIGHQQQFAIWFTDKIAPKLGKKEENLDNLKLPAFLNIFHDTVVASATLMLVFFGAILAILGPDIMSNPKVITTGTLFDPTKQAFFMYVVQTAFTFSVYLFVLMQGVRMFVGELTNAFQGISNKLLPGSFPAVDVAASYGFGSPSAVLFGFATGLIGQLITIVLLIVFKNPVLIITGFVPVFFDNAAIAVYADKRGGWKAAVVLSFLSGVLQVALGAVAVALLGLAGFGGYHGNIDFEIPWVPFAYLFKYAGVIGYALVAVFLLAIPQIQFAKAKDKEAYYRGDAQAE, encoded by the coding sequence ATGAATATTCTTATTAATATTCTAACTTGGTTCTCGCAAAATATTTTGCAAAAACCGGCCTTTTTTGTAGGTATCTTAGTATTAATTGGATACTTGCTCCTCAAAAAACCATTACACGATGTATTTGCTGGTTTCATTAAGGCAACTGTTGGATATATGATTCTGGATGTTGGTGCTGGCGGTCTAGTGACAACCTTTCGTCCCATTTTAGCAGCACTTAATTATAAATTCAAAATTGGTGCGGCGGTTATTGACCCATATTTTGGACTGACAGCAGCAAATGAAAAGATTGCTCAAGAGTTCCCTAGATTTATTGGTACAGCAACAACAGCACTCTTGATTGGCTTCTTCTTCAATATTCTTCTGGTTGCCCTTCGTAAGATTACTAAAATTCGTACCTTGTTCATTACAGGTCACATCATGGTACAACAAGCTGCGACAGTTACCTTGATGGTTATCCTTTTAATTCCAGCTTTTCGCAATCAGTTCTGGGGAACTTTAGCTGTAGGGATCATCTGTGGTCTTTATTGGGCGGTTAGTTCTAATATGACTGTTGAGCCAACACAGCGCTTAACTGGCGGCGGTGGTTTTGCTATCGGACACCAACAGCAATTTGCTATTTGGTTTACGGATAAGATTGCTCCAAAACTTGGTAAAAAAGAAGAAAATTTGGACAACTTGAAATTGCCAGCTTTCTTAAATATCTTCCATGATACAGTTGTTGCCTCAGCAACCTTGATGCTCGTCTTCTTTGGTGCTATCTTGGCTATCCTTGGTCCGGATATTATGTCTAATCCAAAGGTGATTACAACGGGTACCCTGTTTGATCCAACCAAACAAGCCTTCTTTATGTACGTTGTTCAAACGGCCTTTACTTTTTCTGTTTATCTTTTTGTCTTGATGCAAGGTGTGCGGATGTTTGTCGGTGAACTGACCAATGCTTTCCAAGGTATCTCTAACAAACTTCTCCCTGGTTCTTTCCCAGCAGTTGACGTTGCGGCGTCCTATGGTTTTGGATCACCTAGTGCAGTCCTCTTTGGTTTTGCAACTGGACTTATTGGACAGTTAATTACAATCGTGTTATTGATTGTCTTTAAGAATCCAGTCTTGATTATCACAGGTTTCGTTCCAGTATTCTTTGATAATGCTGCGATTGCTGTTTATGCCGACAAACGCGGAGGTTGGAAAGCAGCAGTTGTTCTGTCATTCTTATCAGGTGTGCTTCAAGTGGCACTTGGTGCAGTTGCAGTTGCTCTTCTAGGTCTGGCAGGATTTGGCGGTTATCATGGCAACATTGACTTTGAAATTCCATGGGTGCCATTTGCTTATCTTTTCAAATATGCAGGAGTTATCGGTTATGCTCTTGTGGCAGTCTTCTTACTTGCTATCCCGCAAATTCAATTTGCTAAAGC
- a CDS encoding adenylosuccinate synthase, which translates to MTSVVVVGTQWGDEGKGKITDFLSADAEVIARYQGGDNAGHTIVIDGKKFKLHLIPSGIFFPEKVSVIGNGMVVNPKSLVEELDYLHQEGVATDNLRISDRAHIILPYHIKLDQLQEASKGDNKIGTTNKGIGPAYMDKAARVGIRIADLLDKDIFAERLKANLAEKNRLFEKMYESAPVAFDTIFDEYYAYGQKIKDYVTDTSVILNKALDKGRRVLFEGAQGVMLDIDQGTYPFVTSSNPVAGGVTIGSGVGPSKINKVVGVCKAYTSRVGDGPFPTELFDQTGERIREVGHEYGTTTGRPRRVGWFDSVVMRHSRRVSGITNLSLNCIDVLSGLDIVKICVAYDLDGKRIDHYPASLEQLKRCKPIYEELPGWSEDITGVRSLEDLPENARNYVRRVSELVGVRISTFSVGPDRDQTNILESVWGL; encoded by the coding sequence ATGACTTCAGTTGTTGTTGTTGGAACCCAGTGGGGAGATGAAGGTAAAGGAAAAATTACCGATTTTTTATCTGCTGATGCAGAAGTGATTGCACGTTATCAGGGCGGAGATAATGCAGGGCATACCATTGTTATTGATGGGAAAAAATTTAAACTGCATTTAATTCCGTCAGGAATTTTCTTTCCTGAAAAGGTTTCTGTTATTGGTAATGGGATGGTTGTCAATCCCAAATCATTGGTTGAAGAATTAGATTATCTTCATCAAGAAGGTGTTGCAACAGATAATCTTCGTATTTCTGATCGTGCCCATATTATTTTGCCTTATCATATTAAACTTGACCAATTACAAGAAGCGTCCAAGGGGGATAATAAAATCGGGACTACTAATAAAGGAATCGGCCCTGCCTATATGGATAAGGCTGCACGCGTTGGTATTCGGATTGCTGACTTGCTTGATAAGGACATTTTTGCAGAACGTCTAAAAGCAAATTTGGCAGAAAAAAATCGCCTTTTTGAAAAAATGTATGAGTCGGCTCCAGTAGCCTTTGATACTATTTTTGATGAGTACTATGCTTATGGTCAAAAGATTAAAGATTATGTCACTGATACCTCTGTTATCCTAAATAAGGCTCTTGATAAAGGGAGACGGGTTCTCTTTGAAGGAGCTCAAGGAGTTATGCTTGATATTGACCAAGGAACCTATCCATTTGTAACTTCATCAAATCCAGTTGCAGGTGGCGTTACCATCGGATCTGGTGTTGGACCAAGTAAAATCAATAAGGTTGTTGGTGTCTGCAAAGCCTATACCAGCCGTGTAGGTGATGGTCCTTTCCCCACAGAACTTTTTGACCAAACGGGAGAGCGCATTCGTGAAGTTGGGCATGAATACGGGACAACAACAGGGCGTCCGCGTCGAGTTGGTTGGTTTGACTCAGTTGTTATGCGTCACAGCCGCCGTGTATCAGGCATTACCAATTTATCTCTTAACTGTATTGATGTACTTTCAGGTCTTGATATCGTAAAAATCTGTGTAGCCTATGATTTGGATGGAAAACGGATTGATCACTACCCTGCCAGTCTCGAACAACTCAAACGCTGTAAACCTATTTATGAAGAATTGCCGGGCTGGTCTGAAGATATTACAGGGGTTCGCAGTTTAGAAGATCTTCCTGAAAATGCTCGTAATTATGTCCGCCGTGTAAGTGAATTAGTTGGTGTTCGTATTTCTACTTTCTCGGTTGGTCCAGATCGTGATCAGACTAATATTTTGGAAAGTGTCTGGGGATTGTAA
- the gshAB gene encoding bifunctional glutamate--cysteine ligase GshA/glutathione synthetase GshB: MYTITIYNEARQPMHINQLLQHANSDLPLLQANFGLERESLRINKTDHRLAQTPHPTVLGSRQFHPYIQTDYSESQMELITPVAHSSKEVLRFLGAITDVAERSIDQNQYLWPLSMPPQITEDEIEIAQLEDDFEFSYRQYLDKKYGKILQSISGIHYNMELGADLMNELFELSGYQSFIDFKNDLYLKVAQNFLNYRWFLTYLYGASPLAEKGFLNEELSQTVRSIRNSHLGYVNTDDVKVPFDSLENYISSIEHYVKSGALSAEKEFYSAVRLRGSKHNRDYLTKGITYLEFRCFDLNPFNNRGITQETIDSVHLFILAMLWLDTPKKLNQALDKAQKLNDKIALSHPLKKLPKENSASLIIEAMEALIKHFKLPSYYDDLLIAIKKQVENPKLTLSGRLFEHIKHASLEHFGQKKGQNYHNYAWQDYYALKGYENMELSTQMLLFDTIQKGIHFEILDENDQFLKLWHNDHIEYVKNGNMTSKDNYVIPLAMANKVVTKKILRENGYPVPAGAEFDNKDEALRYYSQIKNKPIVVKPKTTNFGLGISIFETAASHNDYEKALDIAFIEDYSVLVEEFIPGTEYRFFILDGKCEAVLLRVAANVVGDGHSTVRQLVAQKNRDPLRGREHRSPLEIIDLGDIELLMLQQEGYTPEDILPKGKKVNLRGNSNISTGGDSIDVTETMDPSYKKLAANMATAMGAWVCGVDLIIPDTNLKASKGKPNCTCIELNFNPSMYMHTYCYQGPGQVITGKILAKLFPEISTKI; the protein is encoded by the coding sequence TTGTACACTATTACTATCTACAATGAAGCGAGGCAGCCTATGCACATCAATCAATTATTACAGCATGCAAATTCTGACTTACCCCTTCTTCAAGCTAATTTTGGTTTAGAAAGAGAAAGTCTCCGTATCAATAAAACAGACCACCGGCTAGCTCAGACACCTCATCCAACAGTACTGGGTTCTCGCCAGTTTCATCCTTATATTCAAACAGATTACAGTGAGTCTCAGATGGAACTAATCACGCCTGTCGCTCATTCCAGCAAGGAAGTCCTTCGTTTTTTAGGGGCTATTACTGATGTTGCAGAGCGCAGTATTGACCAAAACCAATACCTTTGGCCTTTGTCTATGCCACCTCAAATTACAGAAGACGAAATTGAAATTGCCCAGTTAGAAGATGACTTTGAATTTTCCTATCGTCAGTATTTAGATAAAAAATATGGAAAAATCCTGCAATCTATATCTGGCATTCATTATAACATGGAGCTAGGTGCTGATTTAATGAATGAACTTTTTGAACTTAGCGGTTATCAGTCTTTCATTGACTTTAAAAATGACCTCTACTTAAAAGTGGCTCAGAATTTCTTAAACTATCGTTGGTTCCTGACCTACCTTTATGGGGCTAGTCCCTTGGCTGAAAAAGGATTTTTAAATGAAGAGCTCAGCCAAACTGTTCGCTCAATCCGAAACAGTCATTTAGGCTATGTCAATACTGATGATGTCAAGGTTCCTTTCGACAGTCTCGAAAATTATATCTCAAGTATTGAGCATTATGTTAAAAGCGGTGCTCTATCAGCTGAAAAAGAATTCTATTCAGCTGTTCGTTTGCGTGGCAGTAAGCATAATCGTGACTATCTTACTAAAGGAATCACTTATTTAGAATTTCGCTGTTTTGATCTTAATCCCTTCAATAATCGCGGCATTACGCAAGAAACCATTGACAGTGTCCATCTCTTTATCTTGGCCATGCTCTGGCTTGACACACCAAAAAAACTGAATCAAGCACTTGATAAGGCTCAAAAACTTAATGATAAAATTGCATTAAGCCATCCTCTGAAAAAATTACCAAAGGAGAACTCTGCTTCCCTTATTATAGAAGCAATGGAAGCCTTAATTAAACACTTTAAATTACCAAGTTACTATGATGATTTACTAATTGCTATCAAAAAACAAGTTGAAAATCCTAAGTTAACTCTAAGCGGCCGTCTTTTTGAGCATATTAAGCATGCCTCATTGGAGCATTTTGGACAGAAAAAAGGGCAAAATTATCATAATTACGCTTGGCAAGATTATTATGCCCTCAAGGGCTATGAAAACATGGAATTGTCAACACAAATGCTGCTTTTTGATACCATCCAAAAAGGAATTCATTTTGAAATTTTAGATGAAAATGATCAATTTCTCAAACTGTGGCATAATGACCATATTGAATATGTCAAAAATGGCAACATGACTTCTAAAGATAACTACGTTATCCCCCTAGCCATGGCCAATAAAGTGGTGACTAAAAAAATACTAAGAGAAAACGGCTACCCTGTCCCAGCAGGAGCTGAATTTGACAATAAAGACGAGGCCCTCCGCTATTATTCCCAAATCAAAAATAAACCTATTGTTGTTAAACCTAAGACAACCAATTTCGGACTTGGGATTTCTATTTTTGAAACAGCAGCCAGTCACAATGATTACGAAAAAGCACTTGACATTGCCTTTATTGAAGACTATTCGGTCCTTGTGGAAGAATTTATACCAGGAACAGAATACCGTTTCTTCATTCTGGACGGTAAATGTGAGGCTGTTCTCTTGCGGGTTGCGGCCAACGTCGTTGGAGACGGCCATAGTACTGTTCGGCAGCTCGTGGCACAAAAAAATAGGGATCCTCTTCGTGGTCGGGAGCATCGCTCTCCACTTGAAATCATTGATCTCGGTGATATTGAATTACTGATGCTGCAGCAAGAAGGTTATACCCCAGAAGACATCTTACCAAAGGGCAAGAAGGTGAATCTTCGTGGTAATTCCAATATCTCAACTGGCGGCGATTCGATTGATGTGACAGAAACCATGGATCCTAGCTACAAAAAACTAGCAGCTAATATGGCGACAGCAATGGGAGCTTGGGTTTGTGGGGTGGATTTGATCATTCCAGATACCAACTTAAAAGCCAGCAAGGGAAAGCCAAACTGTACCTGCATTGAGCTCAATTTCAATCCATCCATGTATATGCATACCTATTGCTACCAAGGACCGGGACAAGTTATCACAGGCAAAATTCTAGCCAAGCTCTTTCCTGAAATAAGCACCAAGATATAA